GGTGTCAGGTTTTTCACCTGCGGTCGTGTTTTCACCTGCCGTTCGTCCGTGCGCGTAGTGACAGGGCCTGTCCGTTCGCGACGGTCGGACCGACGCTCACAGTTCATCACGGTCACCCCTTCACAACCCTTATTCGCCGGACGCGACGAGATGAGGGTATGGACAACGCGGACGTACGAGAGCTCCTCCGAGCGGTCGAGGACCCTGCCCTCGGTGACGACGTCGTCTCGCTCGGCCTGGTCAACGCCGTTGAGGTCGAGGGCGACCGGGTTCGGGTATCGCTCGCGCTCGGCGCGCCGTACTCCCCACAGGAGTCCGCCGTCGCGCGGCGGGTGCGAGAGGTACTGGGTGACGCGGGTCTCGACGCGGACCTGACGGCGAAACTGCCCGCTCGGGCGGCCGAAGAGCAGGTGCTCCCGGGTGTGAAGAACGTCATCGCTGTCGCCTCGGGCAAGGGCGGCGTCGGCAAGTCGACGATCGCGGTCAACCTCGCCGCCGGCCTCTCGAAGCTCGGCGCGCGGGTGGGACTGTTCGACGCCGACGTGTACGGGCCGAACGTCCCCCGGATGGTCGACGCCGACGAACACCCACAGGCCACGCCGGAGGAGACGATCGTCCCGCCCGAGAAGTTCGGGATGAAGCTGATGAGCATGGCCTTCCTCGTCGGCGAGGACGACCCCGTCATCTGGCGCGGCCCGATGGTCCACAAGGTCCTGACTCAACTCGTCGAGGACGTCGAGTGGGGCGCGCTCGACTACATGATCCTCGACCTCCCGCCGGGGACGGGCGACACCCAACTGACGATCCTCCAGACGCTCCCGCTCTCGGGGGCGGTCATCGTCACGACGCCGCAGGACGTGGCGCTCGACGACGCCCGGAAGGGCCTGCGGATGTTCGGCAAACACGACACCAACGTGCTGGGGATCGTCGAGAACATGGCCGGGTTCCGGTGTCCCGACTGCGGGAGCCGCCACGACCTCTTCGGGTCGGGTGGGGGCCGCGCGTTCGCCGACGAGAACGAACTGCCATTCCTGGGGTCGATCCCGCTGGACCCCGCCGTCAGAACGGGCGGCGACACCGGCGAACCGATGGTTCTGGAGGAGGGCAGCGAGACGGCCGACGCGCTCCGGGTGATGACCGAGAACGTCGCCAACAACGTCGGGACTGTCCACCGCCGGCGAGTCTCTCGTTCGTGATGACGGCCGACGGCGGTGGCGGACACGTGGGTGACACCGATCGGGTCGACGACTCCGAGGGGTTCGCCCCCGACCCCGACCGGGTGCGCCTCCTCCGGGAGACCGCCGACGACCTCCGCGGCGACTCCTCGGCGAGCCAGCAGCTCGCCGCGGTCCTCTACCGCGTGAGCGACCTCTACGACGACGGCGAGGAGACGACGCCCGAGGAGATCTACCGCACCGTCCGGTTCATCATGCAGGTAAACCGACGCGGCGGGTTGGACCGATAGGGACCGCCGAGAGCCGATCGGAGCCGGCTGCGGCCTCCGCTCCGCCATCTCGTTCCGCGACACGGCGGCGACGACACCCGACGAACCCGGAGGGTTTTGCCGCTCGGAACCGACAGCCGACTGTGGACGCACACCAAGACCGCCTCCGGAACCCGTTCAACATGGACGAGCAGTGTACGAACTGCGACGCGCTCCCCGAGACGCGCACACAGGTCGTCCACGGCTACGGCGACGTCGGGGGGGAGTTCCTCGTCGTCGGAGACGCACCAACGCAGGCCGCCGACCGGACCGGGGTTCCGTTCACCGGTGACGCCGCGGGCGAGCGGCTCCAGGGCGTCCTCGGCGACCTGGGCTTCTCGCGGTCGCCGCCCGATTCGACCGAACCCGACCTCCAGAACGTCTTTCTCACCTACCTGGCGCGCTGTCACCACCCCGAGCGTCCCCCGACCGACGGCGAGGTGGCGAACTGCGATCCGTTCCTCACGGCCGAGATCAGGATGATCAACCCCCACATCATCGTCCCCATCGGGGGACGGGTGCTCGAAGCCCTCGCCACCGAGTACACCACACGCGCACCCGAGAGCTTCGACGTGGCGGCGGCCCACGCCACGACCATCCGCGGGCGCGGCTTCGAACTGGTGCCGATGCTCCCGCTCGACGAGCAGACCGACGCCGACACCGAGGCGTTCGTCGACCACGTCCGCGAGAACGTCCTGGGGAGGGACTACCGCCAGACGAAGGGTCGCCGCGGGCGGTAGCTCGGGCGGTCACCAGTAGGGAGTGTCCGACCGGCCCGCCCAGCGGAGCCCCGCGACCACGCCACCGAGCAGGAGACCGGCCACGAAGGCGACGACGAGCGCCGCGGCCACGTCGAGCGTGCCGACGAGCACGACGAGTCCGCCGACGCCGAGACCGACGACGGCCACGGCCGCGAGCAGGGCGAGGCGACGAACGAACTTCATACCACCACTGGAACGGGGAGCGACAAAACGAGTCGGGTGACCGTGCCGTCGGCCGTGTCGACGTCCGGCACCGAAGCGGCGCGTTCAAGGCGCCGCCGCCGTACGTCATTCACATGACCGTCGTTGCCGTACTCTGTGATCCGCCCCGACCGGGTCTCGTCCTCCCCGCTCTCGTCGAAGAGGGTCCGCTCTCCGGTGCAGAGGCCGCCGACCTGTACGCCGCGATGCTGAAAGACACCTTCCTCGCGGTCGACCGCTCCGGCGGCGACCTCCTCGTCAACTACCGCCCGGAGGAGCTCCTGCCCGACGAACACCGAAACGCGGGGGACGTCACGGCGGAGGCGGCGGTGCGCGCGCTCGCCGCCGACGCGCTCGACGACCTCGACGACGTGCGGTTCGAGGTGCAGGTCGGCTCGTCGTACGCCGCCCGGGCGGGCAACACCGCCACCCACCTCCTGCGCGAGGAGGGCGTCGACTCCGTGGCGGTCGTCCGCGGGACGGCTCCGTTCTTGACGCGGACGGCCGTCGACTCCGCGGCGATGAAGCTTCGGTCGACGCCCGTCGTCCTCGGGCCCGCACCGACCGGCCGGGTGTTCTACGCCGCGTTCACCGAGCCGATCGACTTCACGGACGCCTTCGCCGCGCCCGAAGTGTCGACGCTCGCCGCCCGGGGGGACGCGGCCGGGCTCGAAGTCGACTTCCTCCCGATGCAACCCGTGCTCCGGACGGCCGCGGACCTCGACACGATCCTCCCGCTCCTCGCAGCGCGCCGTGACGCCGGCCGCATCGTCCCGAAGTGGACGGCCCCGCTCGTGGCCGAACTGGGGCTGCTCGACTGAGGCGCGCGAACGCGGCGTCGGGTGGGATGTTCTATTCAGTACCCGTCTCGGTTCATGCGTCGAGCCGGCCGGGCCGACACGTACCGGGTCGAGGCGCACAACCGCGCCGGCTCCTCGGGTACCGGCGGGTTCGACGTCTCGGAGCGGCTGACGTTCGACTTCCGTCTCACCCGAACCGATCGCACCCCTCGGTGGACGGGACGGCGCTCGATCTCCGCGCTGCGCATCTGGGGTCGGTGGCCCACGCGGTCACCGACTCGCTCGGTGGGCGGCCACACGTCGCCCGCGTCACGGTCGAGGGAACGGTCGCGGCGGCGGGAGAGGAGTGCCCGTTCGGGTCGGCGGTCGTCTCGATCCACGCGACGCTCCTGGTCGAAAGCGGTGCGGACGACGCGTCGATCGACCGGTGGCGACGGACGTTGCGCGACCACGAGACCACACAGCGGGCGGTCCCGACGGACGTGTCGCTGTCCGTCTCGGTCGCTCGCGTCTCCCGATCGCGACCGACAGCGTAACGGCTTTGAGTCGGCCACCCAACCGTCGAGTATGGACTGGCCACACGATCCCGACGGGGAGCAGGGTAGCGAGGGCCGACGCAAGTACGGCCACGCGGTCGTCGCCAAGAAAGTCGACGAGGACGAGGACTTCCCGCTCTCGCGGGACGCGTTCGTCGCCGAGTACGGCGACGACCCGATCCGGATCGACTCCGAGCGAGTCGTCTCGCTCCGCGAGGTGTTCGAGGGGGTCGACGAGGAGGAGTTCGCCGATTTCGTGGAGTTTCACCAGGCGCTCGGACGGGCGATGCGGGAGAACGACCTCTGGTTCTACGAGGGTGCCGACGCGTTCGTCCGCGACCGCGCCTAGGCGTCGTCGAATTCGGCGTCGAGTTCGACCTCGACCGAGTCCCGTTCCCACGTCCGGGCTGCGTCGCCGGTCACTTCGGCGCGAACCTTCTCCTCGAGGAGTTTCACGGCGACGCTGTTCGCCCCCTCGGGGATAATGAGGTCCGCGTTCCGCTTCGTGGGCTCGATGAACTGTTCGTGCATCGGCTTCACCGTCGAGAGGTACTGCTCGATGACGCCTTCGAGGTCGCGCCCACGCTCGATGACGTCGCGCTGAATCCGCCGGAGGATCCGGACGTCGGCGTCGGTCTCGACGTACAGGCGGAGATCCATCATCTCGTTGATCGCCTCGTCGTACAGCGCGAGGATCCCTTCGAGGATGACGACGTCGGTCGGATCGACCCGTTTTCGCTCGGCTTTGCGGTTGTGCCTCGTGAAGTCGTACTGGGGCATCTCGACCGGTTGCCCCTCGAGGAGGCTGCTCATCTGCGTCTGGAGCAGGTCCCACTCGAACGCCGACGGATGGTCGTAGTTCCGACTCTTCCGCGCTTCGAAGTCGAGGTGGCTCAGGTCGTGATAGTAGTTGTCGATCGGGATCCGCGTGACCGACTCGCCGACGTTCTCCGTGACGAGTCGGGCGACCGTCGTCTTCCCGGCGCCAGTCCCTCCCGCGATGCCGATGACGAACGACGGGATACCCATCCGGCTAGTCCGGGACGGGAACCGGTTTCAACGTGTTGGTTTCGCTCCCATCGACCGTGTGACCGTGGGCCGCCGATCAGCGGTTCCGGCGACCACCGCCGGTCGGCCGGAGGTGGGCCGTCGGAGCCCAAACCCCGTCGAAACGTTCGCCAACTACAGAAATTTATCGTGGCGATTTCGTTCACGAAACATGTGAGTTTCGTTCACAAAGGTAGATTTATACGACGGTGTACCCATCGACGGATTATGGTACGTGATATCGACCGACGTAAGTTCCTGAAGGGAGCCGGTGTCGCCGGTGTCGCCGGACTCGCCGGCTGCATCGGTGGTGGCGACGGCGGGTCGGGTGGGGGCTCGGAGGCGACCGAGACGGAATCGAGTGACGGCTCCGAGACGGAATCCGGTGGGAGCACCGGTGGCGGCGGGATGAGCGGCCCAGACGGGCTCGTCGTCATCGGATACCCCGAGTCGGGGATTCAGCTGTTCCGTGACTACTACAGCCAGACCGACGGGAGCCAGTCGATCCTGATCCCCGACGGGCTCCGCGACGGCGCACTGCCCGCACAGGTCGGCAACCCGATGGAGAACGTCACGGGGACGGCGCCGGCGGCTGGCGGGCCGAACCAGGACGCGTTCAACGAACTCTTCCAGGAGGAGTACGGCTCCGCGCCCGGCGTCTTCACCTCCCAGTCGTTCGACTCCGCGGCCATCGGTATCCTCGCCAACGCTGCCGCCGGCGAGAACAGCGGGCCGGCGGTCAAGGACCAGATGCGTCGCATCGCCAACCCGGGCGGGATGGAGGTCGGTCCCCAGAACCTCGTCGAGGGCGTCGAGGCCGCCGCCAACGGCGAGGACGTCAACTACCAGGGGGCGTCTTCGGCGACCAACTTCGACCAGAACGGCGACCCCGCGTCCGCGGCGTACGACATCTGGGAGTTCGACGGCGTCGACTCGCAGTCGACGACGGCCGTCGAGACGCAGTCGTTCTCCGGCGAGAACCCCGACGGAGCCGGTCCGTCCGCCGACAGTGGCCCCGGCGGAAGCGACCGTGAGATCTCGCTCGGGATCCTCCTCCCGGAGACGGGCGACCTCGCCTCGACCGGCCAGCCGATGATCCAGGCGGCGCAGATCCCCGGCATTCTGGTCAACGAGGCCAACCCCGCCGGGCTCTCGGTGAACGCACAGATCGAGGACACTCAGACCTCGCCCAGCGCCGGCGTCGCCGCCGGTCAGTCGCTGGCGAGCGCGGGTGTGCCGTTCATCTGCGGCACCGCCTCCTCGGGCGTGAACGTCCCGATGTCTCAGCAGGTGGCGATCCCCAACGAGATCGTCGGCTGCTCGCCGTCGTCGACGGCGCTGTCGGTGACGAACCTCGAAGACAACGACTTCATCTTCCGGACGGCACCGTCCGACCAGCTCCAGGGCCGCGTCATGGCGCAGGTCATGTCCGAGCGGCTCGGTGCCTCTACGGTGTCGACGCTGTACGTCAACAACGACTACGGCCAGCAGCTCTCCGAGCGGTTCACCAGCGTCTTCGAGGACAGTTTCGACGGCGAAGTCATGACGCAGGTGGCGTTCAACATCGGCGAGTCGTCGTACTCGTCGGTCATCGAGTCGGCGCTCTCGGGCGGCAGCAACTGAGCCGTCGACGCAACGACTCGACGTCAGGCCCTCTACCTTCCCGTATTTTCCCCACCACCGGCGGGTCCGGCTGTCTCACTCGGGCTGTTCGTCCTTCCCGGCGACGACTACTGCAGGCGGTACCGCAGCAGCGCTGCGATGCCGCCGAGGTTCTTCAGCTGCTGGCCGGGGGCGAACTCCGCGGAGAACACGGTTACCTCGCCGCCTTTCTGTTCCGTCGTCTCGATCACCTCGTTCGCGTCGACGTCCCACTCGCCCGCCCCCTGGCGCTCGTCTCTCAGCCTCGAATCGAGGACGAGCAGGTGCTCGACGGCACCGAACTCGGCGGCTTCGGCGACCTCCTCGACGCCGTAGGCGACTTTCGTCCCCGCTGCGATGCCGTCCATGAGTTCGTCGATGAGCCGCGACTCCTCGGCGATGCGGGTCTCCTTCTGGACGTCGTCGATCGCGCCGCGCTTGAGCACCTCGTGGACGCCGCGGTCGCCGACGCCGGCGGTATCGACCGTCTTCACGATCTTTTCCGCCGCGTCGAGGAACTCGCTTGCGATGTAATCACGAGCGTCGTTCTTCGTAAAGCCCGGCCCCGCGAGGACGACGGCGTCGACGTCGAGGTGCGACAGCGCCGACCCGACCTCGTCGAAGAGTTCCGTCCGCGGGCGGGCGTACTCGCCTTTCCCCGTGGGCCTGGTGAAGGAGGCGTACTCCTCGGTGCCGTACTGGGCGACGGTGTGGATGTACGCCTCGCCCTCTTCGACGGTGACGATGGCGACGTCGGGGTTCTCGCTCGCCTGTTCGGCCTCCTCCAGCCGATCGGTCTGGTCCGGCTTCCAGTGTTTCTCGACCGTGATCTCCGACCGTTCCTCGACGTTCAGCGTGTGGTGGTGGCCGAGCTGGTCCTCGCGGGAGCAGCCGACGATCTCGCCGCCCACGCGGAGCCGGTTGGCGAAGCGGGCGAACTCGACGTCCTCGACCGAAAGCGTGAGGTGGAGGTGTTCGCGTTCGCCACCCGTATCGCGGAGGTTCTCCTCGTTGCGCTGGATGCGCCGGGTGGTGTCACCCTCGACGAGATCGCCCGGTTCGAGCACGTACGAGAGGTGCCAGAGGTCGTCGACGTTCTCGGGAACGAGCGTCACCCGCTCGCGTCCCTCCTCGCCGCGACCCCGGCTTACGATGCGCATGTCGGCTCTCGGCGGGCGGGCGTTACGTGTCTTGTCATTCCGGCCGACCGACGATCAGGGTTCGCTCCACCGCTTCTTCGACAGCCCCGCGGCGAACCCCCGTCCGACGAGGTAGTAGGAGGCGACCTGGACGTAAAAGAGCACGAAGATTCCGACGACGACGACGGTCAGCACCGAGCCGACGAGTCCGCCGGTGATCCCGACGACGATCGCGAGCAGCCACGCGACGGCGTAGTCGCTCGTGAACGCCCCCGCGAGGACGGTCCGGACGTCGAACGCCGCACGCAGTCGCCCTTCGATGGCGAAGTTCGCGAGTGCTGCGGGGAGGATGTACGTGACGACGAGCAAGAACAGCCCGACGGCGGCGAGGAAGGCGACGAAGACGAGGGGTCCCGGTCCGACGACGGTCGGTGCCGGCGGGGGGCTCCCCGCACCCGCCTCGGCAATCATCGGATCGCTGGGGATGAACACGAGGATCGCTCCGAGCACGATCGCAAGCGGGACGAGCACGAACAACCCGTACACGAAGTTCACGACGGTCAGCTTCAGCCCGTCGACGAACAGGGTGCCCCACTGCGTGAACGAGGGGGGCGTGCGCTCCCGACGCGCGGCGTGGTCGAGCACCCGAACGAGGTAGCCCTGGACGACGAACGCCGGGAGAACCAACACGCCGAGAAGAGTCAAAACCCCGCCGACGAGGAGCGTCGACAGCCAGTCATCGCCTCGACGGGGAAACGACAGAGCATCGAAGAGCATCACCCGGTCG
This Salinigranum marinum DNA region includes the following protein-coding sequences:
- a CDS encoding Mrp/NBP35 family ATP-binding protein encodes the protein MDNADVRELLRAVEDPALGDDVVSLGLVNAVEVEGDRVRVSLALGAPYSPQESAVARRVREVLGDAGLDADLTAKLPARAAEEQVLPGVKNVIAVASGKGGVGKSTIAVNLAAGLSKLGARVGLFDADVYGPNVPRMVDADEHPQATPEETIVPPEKFGMKLMSMAFLVGEDDPVIWRGPMVHKVLTQLVEDVEWGALDYMILDLPPGTGDTQLTILQTLPLSGAVIVTTPQDVALDDARKGLRMFGKHDTNVLGIVENMAGFRCPDCGSRHDLFGSGGGRAFADENELPFLGSIPLDPAVRTGGDTGEPMVLEEGSETADALRVMTENVANNVGTVHRRRVSRS
- a CDS encoding uracil-DNA glycosylase; translated protein: MDAHQDRLRNPFNMDEQCTNCDALPETRTQVVHGYGDVGGEFLVVGDAPTQAADRTGVPFTGDAAGERLQGVLGDLGFSRSPPDSTEPDLQNVFLTYLARCHHPERPPTDGEVANCDPFLTAEIRMINPHIIVPIGGRVLEALATEYTTRAPESFDVAAAHATTIRGRGFELVPMLPLDEQTDADTEAFVDHVRENVLGRDYRQTKGRRGR
- a CDS encoding DUF5785 family protein — encoded protein: MDWPHDPDGEQGSEGRRKYGHAVVAKKVDEDEDFPLSRDAFVAEYGDDPIRIDSERVVSLREVFEGVDEEEFADFVEFHQALGRAMRENDLWFYEGADAFVRDRA
- the udk gene encoding uridine kinase; this translates as MGIPSFVIGIAGGTGAGKTTVARLVTENVGESVTRIPIDNYYHDLSHLDFEARKSRNYDHPSAFEWDLLQTQMSSLLEGQPVEMPQYDFTRHNRKAERKRVDPTDVVILEGILALYDEAINEMMDLRLYVETDADVRILRRIQRDVIERGRDLEGVIEQYLSTVKPMHEQFIEPTKRNADLIIPEGANSVAVKLLEEKVRAEVTGDAARTWERDSVEVELDAEFDDA
- a CDS encoding ABC transporter substrate-binding protein, which encodes MVRDIDRRKFLKGAGVAGVAGLAGCIGGGDGGSGGGSEATETESSDGSETESGGSTGGGGMSGPDGLVVIGYPESGIQLFRDYYSQTDGSQSILIPDGLRDGALPAQVGNPMENVTGTAPAAGGPNQDAFNELFQEEYGSAPGVFTSQSFDSAAIGILANAAAGENSGPAVKDQMRRIANPGGMEVGPQNLVEGVEAAANGEDVNYQGASSATNFDQNGDPASAAYDIWEFDGVDSQSTTAVETQSFSGENPDGAGPSADSGPGGSDREISLGILLPETGDLASTGQPMIQAAQIPGILVNEANPAGLSVNAQIEDTQTSPSAGVAAGQSLASAGVPFICGTASSGVNVPMSQQVAIPNEIVGCSPSSTALSVTNLEDNDFIFRTAPSDQLQGRVMAQVMSERLGASTVSTLYVNNDYGQQLSERFTSVFEDSFDGEVMTQVAFNIGESSYSSVIESALSGGSN
- a CDS encoding mRNA surveillance protein pelota — translated: MRIVSRGRGEEGRERVTLVPENVDDLWHLSYVLEPGDLVEGDTTRRIQRNEENLRDTGGEREHLHLTLSVEDVEFARFANRLRVGGEIVGCSREDQLGHHHTLNVEERSEITVEKHWKPDQTDRLEEAEQASENPDVAIVTVEEGEAYIHTVAQYGTEEYASFTRPTGKGEYARPRTELFDEVGSALSHLDVDAVVLAGPGFTKNDARDYIASEFLDAAEKIVKTVDTAGVGDRGVHEVLKRGAIDDVQKETRIAEESRLIDELMDGIAAGTKVAYGVEEVAEAAEFGAVEHLLVLDSRLRDERQGAGEWDVDANEVIETTEQKGGEVTVFSAEFAPGQQLKNLGGIAALLRYRLQ
- a CDS encoding DUF4013 domain-containing protein, yielding MLFDALSFPRRGDDWLSTLLVGGVLTLLGVLVLPAFVVQGYLVRVLDHAARRERTPPSFTQWGTLFVDGLKLTVVNFVYGLFVLVPLAIVLGAILVFIPSDPMIAEAGAGSPPPAPTVVGPGPLVFVAFLAAVGLFLLVVTYILPAALANFAIEGRLRAAFDVRTVLAGAFTSDYAVAWLLAIVVGITGGLVGSVLTVVVVGIFVLFYVQVASYYLVGRGFAAGLSKKRWSEP